From the Telopea speciosissima isolate NSW1024214 ecotype Mountain lineage chromosome 9, Tspe_v1, whole genome shotgun sequence genome, the window GATAGTAGGACTTGCTTGGACTTATGTAATATTTGattaataattttaattttcttttcatcaaaaaaacaaaaaaaggaatcgCTTCTGTTTTACCCTATTAATATTAATGATAAAAGATTTTAAATTTCGATCCAATAAAAAAACCTTTTTgatcaaaccccaaaaaattttacctaaaaaataaaaggataaagAACGCTAACTGGTTACGCAATGTGGCATGTACTTGTGTCTTTTAGAGGGTCCACCGATCACTTCACGCATGGCTGTGTTTGGGTGCTAGTACAAACCACACTGCACGACCGGTTAGCATTTATTTTCTGTTATGAAACCCTTCAAAAGATTAATTGAACATAAGCAAAATTAGAATGGATTGTAATCGATCTACCTTTCTAGGACTAGGACCATAAGCATTCTGATTAACTAAGGGATCCCAAATCTAAAACTAGAATCAACCCAAAATACTAATGGATGGAACAGTCATGCAATTCCCCTTTTTAGCATAACAGATCGGGTCTGATCTCAGATGAGCGTCCAAGGCCTTAGagggtacttgtacaaggacacgaTCCGGTCTCATCTCAATCTTAGATTGACATCCCGATCCCCCCATCCCGTTTTccataaatatttaaaaaaataataataatgctaTTTGGTCACGTGATTCTACGTATAAATTTACCATCTAGCCTTTTGTGAAATGAAAAACCATCTCttacaaaaaagaaatgaaaaaatccaTCCTCGGAAATATTTTGAATTATGAAGCTTTAACAATGTCGTATTTTAAGATGTCATTATAAAAAATCATATCTATTACCcttttttggtaagaaggaTGGATGATATTCAAGGACAGATTACACACCCACTGTCTACCAAATGCAAGGTAGCTAAGTACGGATCGAAGATGGGCCAAACAATCCTATTCGTGACGGATTGAGCCCTCCTAGCAAGAGTATCTGCCAAAAAAAACCATatctattaccaaaaaaacaaaaaaccatatctattaccaaacaaaaaaattaaccaTACCTTATCCTAAAGTGGTTTCCGCCACTTGTCTCTCCACTTCATGAGGAAGTTGTTGAGGAAGCTTCGATTGCATATTTTATGCGACGAATAAATTTTGTGAATTGACTATGCATTGGGTCCATACGTCTGGCATTTAATTTACCGGTAGTGGGTAGGAATTTCATCACAACGAATTCATAAATAACTATCCAGTTAAGACAATATTAAAGAAGATCGCACCGGTCTTCTTGATGTTGAGATAGTGGACTATGCTCTCAGCTCACCAAGCTAGTATTGCTTGCTTctatttctactttttttttttttgtttttttgatcaGATGCGCTTCTATTTCTACTTATGAATGAATTCTCAAATGGAGTAAAAGTCTTTGGCTTGACCCAGAAGGAGCAGCTGAGAATTATATTTCATATGCCATCATTATTATTTGGGAGATTTGAAAGATGAGAAACTCGATGTTTTAGAGTCTCTTTACCTCCTTTCAAATCCTGGGTTTCTTTGGTTAACAGACATGAGAAATCTGGAGGGAACCCTTTCTTTGTTCCCTAGGTCTTTCACCACCTCATAGTCCTGATGCGCCTCATGGTACTAATATGCATGTTGATCCCTTATTTGTTGATAAAGAATTCTAACACGAtgcaaaaaagaatggaaattgtagaacacaaggatttacgtggttcgacaagATTGTTGACGTctacggtgagatgagatctatttcactatcaatggagaatagggttacaatcgctcgtcctcacacctctaTCAGATTACGTTACAGAGAAAGAATCTTCGCTACAtatttatagtgaaaccctatataaaaagtttaccaaaatacccatatggCTCTCAAAAAACCAAACGAcgaaatacaagacatcgtacccccaaCATTAGAGACTTTATCATATACTTTGATGCAACTATTTTTGAGAGGTCGAAAGCAATGGGCTTGGGGTATATATAATCGTAAATGGCATGCGATATTTGTGTTTGATTGCAACCAATCATGTGGTCCCCTCTTCTACAGTAGTTGATGAGAGGCCCTTGCGCTACAGATGACTATGACTTTTGCACTTCATGCTGGTTACCTAGGACTTTGGGaagaggaatttttatcacctccaatttgctgtccgcttcaattccctccaatccctcacataggagcagaaatgactatcctaccccaccttgggcagtctgttcgggcagggggtaaggtggtcatttccactcctatgtgaggaattggagggaactGGAGCGGgcaagaattggaggtgataatgattCAGGACTTTGGTTATTCCCATTTTCTAAAGATCATCTTCAAATTGTGCATAGTTCTTGTCCCATGAGGCTTTGGAGAGTTTCCCCCTTTGTGGGCCCTtcacacataaaaaaaataaaaaaatcacacccactaaataaagaaagggaagggGGTCATTGCTAGGCTATGTGGCTCCTGAATCAACATGAGGGACAATGAAAGCGAGAGTGGGTCAGTCAGTTCGCATttcttgtgtctaggcacaagcTCCATGCAGCCTAGTAGTCTTTTTTTCCCATTAAACATAAATTAAATGGGTGCAATGTACAGTCACCAAAGTGATATATTGaaaatttgtaattttcttttgatttccctttgtttaattttcaaaagttttttaatacaaataaaaaaagattttcaatACAAATTGAACGTATTTTATGATTATGAATTGTCATTGTTTCACGTGAAATTATAGGATTTACCCTCGATCCTAGAAGGCAAAAAAGttgattattttgttttttattaaatttgatTAGAATAAGATTTTCCCTTAATGACTAAAACATGTGCAACCATATCACAGTGCACATTGCAAAAGTAGCCTCCGGCGAATATTAtctgtttctctgtttttttttttcttttcttttcttaatgaAAATAAGGGAGAATGATGTACACATTTGCGATAGTACAACTACTCTCACACTCTTTCTTTCctgaccatatggacccctataTTCAAATCATGTGGCACTCTCTCACATTGATTTCAGTCAAATAGGATCAATATCAGTTGATTCCAATTCCAACCGATTTGTTTTGGCAGATTCATACTTTATTTTTAAACTTCAGGAGATCCCTGGTTGATTCCAactgaatcagaatcagaatccatGAAGGCCGATCCCATTGTCGATTCCACTTACTTGAACCTTGGGCTTGGGAAATGCCTATACACACGGGTGGCATGTAGATCCGTTCccttaaaaataaactaagtaatGCCGCTATAATCCTGAAGAAACATTGAAGGCTCAATCTCTGCTGCTCTATCCACTAACAATACACCATTACATCGTTAGATATACAAGAGCCTTATTACTGGAAATGAGTTTGTCTAACTGGGAAAAATTTTCTGTAAACTATTAGTTTATTGCAGCTATATATGATGTTTCAAGAAATTATAGAAGTTGCAAGCAGGAACTTCTCTGTCATGTTTCAATAAATCTTTGGCTGAAAGGCCTTCTTCTgaccaaaaaataatttttttttagctttGGGATGTACTTCCAATTAATGTTTATTGTCTCTGATTAATGTCCATCTACcagattttaaagaaaaaatgctAAGAAAACCATAACTTGGTGCTTAGAAAGGTAATGCATAACTCATGACCTGAATATTGGCTGTTTGAAATGGATTAACATAGCCAGGGTTTTAGTTCatagtattggtatcggtatcagtatcaGTCACCGCCAATACTGATACGTACTGATATGAAAACTGAAGATAGCAAGTTTGAGAAAACACAAGCAAAGAAAGAACTAAAAACAATTGCATTTGGATATTTGGAGAGGGGTTGTGACACCAGCACTGATGCAGTGTGGGGAGGTGAAGCATACAAGATGTAATTTTAAttgaaagaaagtaaaaacaatTACATTTGGATATTTGGAAAGGGGTTGTGACTAGTGTGAGAAACATACCCCAGAGCAAAACTACATACAAAATGATCTTCGTCGTGTAAAGAAGACAATTTAAACACAGATCACCCCTACTCCCAATCTCAGATATTCTACCAAAAGAAGGATTAGAACTTCACCTGTTCACCATACTTCAACTTCATTCTGTCTATTGCTAATAAGGTTATCTTTGCTTTTAATCACCTATGAGGATGTGAAaagtatgtatatatatacaccaaAATAAACCTGAAATCTATGTCACCCACTCTCTTGCTGGGGCAATTGCAGCTTCGCGGAATTGTGAATTTATTGCAACTCGTCAATATATACAGCTTTGCCTTCGAATCCCTTGGCTTGGGGACAAGTCACAAGACTTTGAGGTAGATAAGATCTTAAGAACTCATAGCAGTCGCGAAACTGTCATCGGCCTTCTATTATTGTAACCGTCATATGGTTTATGGTACCTGACTCTTGCTTAGAAGAAGATTCATCTGTTCCCAAGGGACTCCTTCCAAAACCAGGGTGTTTTGGTTGAGGCATTGTTGCTGTTTCACTACTCAACATCAAAACCACAGATGACATAGTTGGCCTTTCTTCTGGGCGTTCTTGCACACACAATAGCCCAACTTGTATACATCTCAATACTTCACTTGCTGAGCATGATTCCTTCATTGATTCATCCATCAGTTCCAAGCCTTTTCCCTCTCTCCATAATTTCCATGCCTAAAACAACTCCCATCATATTACATTAGTAGtcataaaaataacaaaaagatcATGGCATTACAGTTAAAGATTCAATCTAAACAAAGAGAAGAACTTACATGTGCAAGAAGATTTAGCTGGCTATTAACATAATAAAATCCTCTGTTCTTCTTGCCACTTACAATCTCCAACACCAGAACACCGAAGCTGAAAACATCAGATTTCACCGAGAAGATCCCATCCATTGCATATTCAGGAGACATATAACCACTGCAAGGCATGATTGAAGAAAACCGTTTAATGTGATGACATTAGAATCTAACCATATGAAGCAAGCATTCGTTTTTGTATGCTTCAGAGTACTTACTATGTCCCAACTACTCTCTTAGTATTTGCTTCAGTTTCATCCCCTCCAAAAATTCTTGCCATTCCAAAGTCTGAAATTTTGGGGTTCATATCACCATCCAGTAGAATGTTGCTAGCTTTGAGATCCCTATGGATAATTCTAAATCTGGAGTCTTGGTGAAGATAAAGAAGCCCTCTGGAAATTCCCCCAATGATTTGGAAGCGCTTTGGCCAATCCAAGGATGAGGATTTTCCCTTGTCTGAACAGAAGCAATTTTTTGGTTGAGGACATCAGCACAAACTTTTGGTTGTGTTTTACCAAaattaaacagaaaattaatcAATAAAGTGAGTATTAGTGAGCTAAATGTAAGAAGTATTGAGAGCGTCTGACCAAAAAGTATAGAGTCCAAGCTTCTGTTTTTCATGTATTCATAGATCAGCATCTTCTCTTCGCTATCAATACAGCAACCCAGAAGCCGAACAAGATTCCTGTGTTGAAGTTTTGCAATTAGCATAACCTCATTCTTGAATTCTTGTATCCCTTGACCTGAAGTCTTTGAGAGCCTCTTCACAGCTATGTCCTCCCCCTCCAAGTGACCCTATTGATTATCAACCACAGCTATTAAAGTCATCTTTCTTAACTCCATCTGTAGCTCAATTCATTCTAGTAGCATAAAGATGTTTTCACTCAAACATGGAGATTTACCTTATAAACAGTACCAAAACCACCTTTTCCTAGCTTGTTTGCTTCGTCGAAGTTATCTGTGGCAATTGCAATTGTAGTAAAATCGAACAGAGGCAACTCTAGATCATCTTTGTTACATTCATCTGAGTACTCTCTCCCGCTCGACACAACCAAGTCAACAAATTGCATGTCTTGGCTTTGCTCCCTGGTAACTGGCATAGAAAGAATAGGATGATTATCATTAGAACCTTCTCACAGAAGTTTAACTTTTCACACTGAATTTGCAGGTTAAGGAATCATATTGTACCTCTTTCCTCTGTTCTCCTACTCAACACACCTCCATTTGTCTTTCTCTTCCATAGGAAGCAACCAATGAATGCCAATGCAAGAACACCCACAACTGTGACACTGAGTCCAATAGTCAATTGTTTCCTTTCTCTAGAATTAGCATCAGAGGCTTGGCTTTTTGCTGTAAAtgattatagaaaaaaaaaaatagacatgAGCTTCGAAGtgcaaagaagaaattaatgctAGAAGGCACCACTAATGTCATTATAGTTAAAGACATTAATGAGTTTATGatggtttatttatttttcccctCCCTCTCCTTTAAGCAgaagatcaattttagaaaaCCAGATATCTAAATTAAGTGAATAACCTATATTGCATCAGatctattaaaaaaagggtCAATCTCTATTAAGGCAAACACCAATGAAACATgaagaaacaaaacagattCAAGCAAGGATGACATAGAGATTTAATGTGGTTGACACACCAATTAgatgtgctacatccacagGCGAAGCTggagatgattcactatgtgatggaagaaaaatacaatggagatctctcaagaacaccgaAAGTCACAGCAAGAACTCTCCCTAGAAAATCCTTACTCGAAAAAAATGCCCCAAACCTCACTCCTCCCTCTTACTTACATAACAAgacaataaaacaaagaaatactCCTAGAGTCGGGttgtaaaccaaaaaaattggaGCGGGGCAAACATCGAAACGGGTTCAAGGATTCAAGATAGACATAACAATCGCCATGTCACTAAGCATGGTAATAATAAGTTATTGTCATCATCCTACATGGTATAGAAAAGACAAAACTTATTCGCATataaaataaagaggaaaagaatCATGAATGacccctgtgcccagacatagagGGGTATGAAATGATcatcccacccccatgaaaagcaGAAATCCCAATCACATAAATGCTTCTGTGcatactctcattggccctcgtgCTGGTGCAAGGTCCACGCTGCCTTTCAGGAAACCCTATCCCTAAAACAAAACACCATTAATGAGACCCAAAATACCTCTATGATACCGGGATTTTGAGACAAAGAATCATTATGGTGCCAAGCTCGCACTAAGCAAAACCCAAAACGTTGGGATGGAATGTATGCCTTTAGTTGGCAGACCTAACAGCCTTACAGCCTAACCCCCTTCCAAAAGTAGAGAATTGTGGGGCACAATGGTGAaccttttttatggaatgtggAGTAGTGAATAGCTGGTCCAGGATTTGGAGTTCAGATCCAGCTAGTCCAAGCCATCCATTCTATTCTAAATTTTGCAATCTAAGTTCAATGCAGTGGTCCAAACCTCCCTGCGTGGCACTAGCTCACATGGTAGGTGTTGGTCTCTGACACCTACGTGCAGGTTAACGTACCTGGAGAGGAACTGAAAAAGGTGTTTAAATAAACAGATTACAGATGTGCATGTAAATCCATGTGGGTAGGTCTCCGTCTAAGCGTCTAGTGTTTGGTAATCCACCCTCCCTTGGCTCTCTTATTAATCTCCTCTTCCCTTCCATGCCGGGAACCGTAAAGGGTGGGCCACCGACTGGATCATTTGAGTATAAACTTGGACAGACTTGTTCCACGTGGACGGTGGTCACTAGCTTAGACATTGCAGGGTGAGATCCACGTACGCACCCCTCAATCAAGGTGGGCCCATAGAACTCATCTAGGCCCTCAGAGGTCTGGCTTTGGGACCCACAATACGTCATCATTCCCACCTACTCAGATCTATTCTCACGTACTTTTCTATCCTCCAATTTTGTCTCCTTGTAAtggtaacccaaaaaaaatgtagtaCATATAAGTGGGCCGCCCATTAATACACATTGGTGATTGGACAGGCCcgtcaaaaaaaaaacctactccCTTTTTAAATCGTAAAAGcgaaaaccaaaacaaataaaaaagctAAAAGCGGCAAAACAATGGGAAGTCTCTCTCTAGAGTCTCTACCTTCTCGGAGTCACATTCGTCGGCTGCCTGCTTTGTTGACTTGGAATTTCCAAAAACCGGCCAGTGTTAAGAGTTCTTCATACCCTTTCACATTCAGACTCGCTGTGACACTGGCCCGGCCCACAGTGACAGAGTAAGCAATGATATTGTGGGCCCATTGGAACGATCTCAAACGGGTTTTTTCTGGACCCACCAAGGAAATATTGAGAAAGGGTGAGAAAGTGAACACAATTTGCTTGATtgaatgatggaagaaataacTTTTGAATCTGATTGTGCCTGCCTGCCCCTCCCTCTGTTAAATAATGGCTGCCACATCCGTCAACTGTATTTAGAATCTTTTGATTCCATGTTCACAATGGTGACAAGAAAACTCGCTATTAATTAACTCCGCCAGCCGAGTCGACTCAGCTAATGACAGAGGAGCTGAGCTCCAATTCCAAAACACTTAtgaacaattttatttttttttggtgaagaacACTAATGAACAATTTGATATCCTACTCTACTGCAAGTCTGAAACAATGAAATAATTCCTTCaaagagaaagactaaggaCTAATAGAGGCTAAGAATTGAGCGTACCTAGATCGGAAGCCGCGACACGCACGTAAAGATCTTGGCCACCGTCCGGGAACACACGGAGATCGATGAGTTCACCTGTCCAATATAAGCAACCAGTCCCTCCTTGAGTCACTTTGGAATTGGCATAAGCTGTACACGAACAGTTGCTCTTGCAAGCCGATTCACATTCTGCAAGACTCATGCTCTCATTCACAAACACCTGGGAGGTGTCAGGGACCTTCATGTTCTGCAACATCAAGAACCCATCATCTCCCTTCTGGCACTCGAACCCTGTTTTTCGAACACACCCACCAGACCCATCTCTCAAATTCCAGTTCTGAAGGTCCCTTGGCTCAAAACCTGTTGGGCACTGGCAGACGGGCGACGCATTAGCATCGCATATACCGTAAGCACCACACATTCTGTAATCGTCGCATTGGTCCTTGGGTGCATACCAGTAAAGATTCCAGCTTTCGCTGTCCCCATCGGCCAACCATGTGAATCGCTGAAGCATACCTGATGGACTCACTATAAGCCTCGATACGACGGAATCGTTCTTCAGGGAAAACGAGTAATACACTTCATCTGCATTCGAGGTGAAGCTGAAGTTGAAGATGTTATTGGGTTTCATTTCAGGGACCGCACTGAACTGTAACCCATTCCAAGGTCCGCTTCGATACTGTATCGTCTTCCCGTTCCATAGAAATGCCTGCGGGTATCCATAGTGATCTATCTTGAAAGAAATCTTACCTGTGGACGGATCACTATCGCTCTTccatgaattgagaaaccgatcTAACCCAGTTCTCAAATTCCAACCTAGTTTCATACCTGGCAGTAACGTATTAGTTGGATGATCGAAGCTCTGCCACAGATAGTTCTTCGGGTCATCATCCTTATCTTCCCTGATAACGAGATTCCCCGAATCCAAGAGCTGGGCAACTGGGTTCTCTACCTTGGATGCATTCGTGGACCACACCACAGCTTCCGATCGATTTAGAAGGGCAAGATTCCCATCTCCAGCGATCTTCAAAACACCAGATGCGTCTGCAATCGGAACATCTCTGTTTGCAACCCAAACAACGGTTTGAACGGATATTTTCTTGTACCAAATCCCCAAGTATCTGTTGTCAGAATTTGTAGGACTGAAAAAACCCAATTCAAATGTTCCACCGGAAGAAACGATGCTTTGCCCATCTCTGACTGACTGATTTAGAGTTATACTATTCCCCACAATGGGACTTTGGGAAGAACAACCCAGCAATACGAAGCACGAGAAAAGGCAAAGATGAAGGCCACCGACATTCCTcatatttttagtttcttcttcttgtttttttcgttcttttcCCTCCCTGAATTCCACCTGCCTCTTCTCTTCAGAAGATGCGTTGGGTAGCAACAACCCAGTAATGATCTTCCCTCTCTAAATTCTCAACTTTTTCTAATAATTCTGAAGGTAAAGGAGAATCGGAAATCGACACACAGTATTAGGTAAGAAGAAAGGGACAGATCATTGACTGAAGTCAATCTCTGGCTCTTTTTATCGTCGTCCACTTGGAATGGGCCGGCATTGGTTTATTGCTCTTACATGGGCTTACGGCCCAATGGACTTCGTCAATAAGAGAATTGTAAGGTTTTCCTGCCATGGCCCATGAATAATGAAACgtattccttttttcttcaatttgctTAGAGAAATGTTTATGATCCAGCCGCCCCCTGACTTAAATGTAAGTCGACAAGAAATTTCAGGATCAAGTCGGGGCCCAGGGGGACGACTAtacttttgtctttttttttttaagtgtttctTCTTTGACAAGCGTTGATTCTAAATGAGATGCAGTCAATGCTCTAGATCTAACTATTtcataaataatatatttcatAATTCAACTTCATCAACTGTTATTACTACATGTATAACTACATGGATTTTATGCCTGGTTGAGGTAATTCTAGAAGtttgccacaaaaaaaaaaaaaaaaaaaagggggagggttAGGATGGGCATGTTATTTCAGTCATTAGGGGGGTaggacggtcatttcacccactctCCATGTGTTTAGGCGTATCCTGCACCCCCAATGTAGATaacattttccaaaaaaaaaaaaaaggtaattctAAAAGATGGAGGTAGCAGCTCCAAGTTTTTGACCTAATATGAATTTGGAAAAAAGGTCTCCATGGTAACAGTGTGGGGATGTTTACTCATGCGCTTTCATGTCTAAAATGTCTTTATGATGTGGGTCCTGCACTaccattctctctcctcactaATTATGTGGATAAAAATATAAATGGATAGTTGAAAATCTATATTCGATTCGCATTCATATCTAAAGCCGAATTTGTATAATCCAGAACATAATCTATCAATTTCgaatagatatccaactaataataaaagggggggggaaatgTTGTTTGGTCCAGTGGTGTCTACGCCTAGACAtagagggggtgaaatgacagCCCGCCCATGTAAAATACGAAAAAAACCCACCCCTATTGATGTCGATATGCACACCGTCATTGGCCCCTGCACCATGCGACTGGGAaacattcttcttctctaaaaagataaaagattcaATTCATATCTATATCCATTTAGGTGTTTCTGTATCCGATCAAGGGATATCTAGATCCAATCACATCCAATCTGTACTCAAATGGTTTATATTCCTACATGTGAGCCCCTATTGAAAGATTCTGTTTCATATTGTGATTGATGTAGGGTAGGAGATTCCCCCCACCCCACCGAAAAAATATATGTCGGCGTGGGAAACTCTCTTCCTATGAATTTTAAGCCTAGCTGGTTATTTCAGGCATACTTTTAACCAGTAAATTGATTTTCTTAAACCCATTCTCTCAATCTAGGGTAGAGCTAGCTTGGACCTAAATGGTTGACCTGACCCACTTCAATCCAGAATCCAGATCCAATTTTATATGACAGCTTCGACCTAAACCAAGGATTTATTGGAGCCCATGTCCACTCATAGCCGATGCTTAAGTAGTGGGTCCGTTGGGCCCCAGCCCATCTCGGTTAACACCCCCCCAAtctggatcagctacccacatggagacGGGTGGGGATAAAACTGACACCTCCATGGGgccatgggtcccacaccctagaggcgggtcccacacccccatggagggttcagatctgtccccacccgtccccatgtgggtagcagatctgaactctgcctgcccccctccaaaaaaaaaaaacaaaaggttttTCTTTTGCTCTTTTTAACCGTAAAGTGTAAACTGGTGAAAACTAGGATATTAACgcagggaaaaagaactctagtgTGCACGGTGTGCCTATATGTAGGCGAAATGATCGCTCCCCCTCTCATAAAAGATGGAGATGTCTACCTTGTTGATGTTTTTGTGTACGCTCCTA encodes:
- the LOC122639966 gene encoding receptor-like serine/threonine-protein kinase SD1-8 isoform X2 — encoded protein: MRNVGGLHLCLFSCFVLLGCSSQSPIVGNSITLNQSVRDGQSIVSSGGTFELGFFSPTNSDNRYLGIWYKKISVQTVVWVANRDVPIADASGVLKIAGDGNLALLNRSEAVVWSTNASKVENPVAQLLDSGNLVIREDKDDDPKNYLWQSFDHPTNTLLPGMKLGWNLRTGLDRFLNSWKSDSDPSTGKISFKIDHYGYPQAFLWNGKTIQYRSGPWNGLQFSAVPEMKPNNIFNFSFTSNADEVYYSFSLKNDSVVSRLIVSPSGMLQRFTWLADGDSESWNLYWYAPKDQCDDYRMCGAYGICDANASPVCQCPTGFEPRDLQNWNLRDGSGGCVRKTGFECQKGDDGFLMLQNMKVPDTSQVFVNESMSLAECESACKSNCSCTAYANSKVTQGGTGCLYWTGELIDLRVFPDGGQDLYVRVAASDLAKSQASDANSRERKQLTIGLSVTVVGVLALAFIGCFLWKRKTNGGVLSRRTEERVTREQSQDMQFVDLVVSSGREYSDECNKDDLELPLFDFTTIAIATDNFDEANKLGKGGFGTVYKGHLEGEDIAVKRLSKTSGQGIQEFKNEVMLIAKLQHRNLVRLLGCCIDSEEKMLIYEYMKNRSLDSILFDKGKSSSLDWPKRFQIIGGISRGLLYLHQDSRFRIIHRDLKASNILLDGDMNPKISDFGMARIFGGDETEANTKRVVGTYGYMSPEYAMDGIFSVKSDVFSFGVLVLEIVSGKKNRGFYYVNSQLNLLAHAWKLWREGKGLELMDESMKESCSASEVLRCIQVGLLCVQERPEERPTMSSVVLMLSSETATMPQPKHPGFGRSPLGTDESSSKQESGTINHMTVTIIEGR
- the LOC122639966 gene encoding receptor-like serine/threonine-protein kinase SD1-8 isoform X1: MRNVGGLHLCLFSCFVLLGCSSQSPIVGNSITLNQSVRDGQSIVSSGGTFELGFFSPTNSDNRYLGIWYKKISVQTVVWVANRDVPIADASGVLKIAGDGNLALLNRSEAVVWSTNASKVENPVAQLLDSGNLVIREDKDDDPKNYLWQSFDHPTNTLLPGMKLGWNLRTGLDRFLNSWKSDSDPSTGKISFKIDHYGYPQAFLWNGKTIQYRSGPWNGLQFSAVPEMKPNNIFNFSFTSNADEVYYSFSLKNDSVVSRLIVSPSGMLQRFTWLADGDSESWNLYWYAPKDQCDDYRMCGAYGICDANASPVCQCPTGFEPRDLQNWNLRDGSGGCVRKTGFECQKGDDGFLMLQNMKVPDTSQVFVNESMSLAECESACKSNCSCTAYANSKVTQGGTGCLYWTGELIDLRVFPDGGQDLYVRVAASDLAKSQASDANSRERKQLTIGLSVTVVGVLALAFIGCFLWKRKTNGGVLSRRTEERVTREQSQDMQFVDLVVSSGREYSDECNKDDLELPLFDFTTIAIATDNFDEANKLGKGGFGTVYKGHLEGEDIAVKRLSKTSGQGIQEFKNEVMLIAKLQHRNLVRLLGCCIDSEEKMLIYEYMKNRSLDSILFDKGKSSSLDWPKRFQIIGGISRGLLYLHQDSRFRIIHRDLKASNILLDGDMNPKISDFGMARIFGGDETEANTKRVVGTYGYMSPEYAMQGLFSIKSDVFSFGVLLLEIISGKKNNIYFDEDPSMNLIEHVWDLWKEDRALEIVDSSMGDSYTAHEVLRCIQVGLLCVQESASDRPTMSSVTFMLENETKIPTPNQPALIMKRTLKGLDSSTTDTGSCSINEVTMSVVDPR